A region from the Desulfitobacterium dehalogenans ATCC 51507 genome encodes:
- a CDS encoding 4-hydroxyphenylacetate 3-hydroxylase family protein translates to MRTRAQYSEKLGKMNRNLYCNGEKIDRLDERQESVINVMGLTFDAVWDPASRELCTAVSHLTGETINRFNHIHQNPLDLHKKQDMTRYLCNKVGSCIQRCMGIDAANAINAVAFEAQKSPRAKTRYYDNWLKWLERFQREDLVVSCAQTDVKGERLKRPAEQTDPDVYVHVVEERSDGIVVRGSKVHISEASISDEILVVPNRALLKGEEEYAVVFAVPSDYEGIKQVVHFHNNRKREHYQRGIDTGYSDSYVIFDDCFIPWERVFLCGEVEHGGIAALLFALFHRHSYSGCKPAMLDYVIGLAGLAAEINGIEKTSHVREMLSELIMTGELGYSAGYTASDMGKPEIYFPGKGLVPYGPGGCIPNSIYCNVGRCLTGEAVFHEQEILCNIAGGMPATFPYEKDLVNPETRALLEKYLSRNPKIPVEEQIKFWLTFADFTLSGLAASTNYGAYHGGGSPIMEQIAITSQYDIEGKKDIVRAIAGMAPRSSK, encoded by the coding sequence ATGAGAACTCGGGCTCAGTATAGTGAAAAGTTAGGGAAAATGAACCGCAATCTTTATTGTAATGGAGAAAAAATTGATCGCTTGGATGAACGGCAGGAGAGTGTCATCAATGTCATGGGGTTGACCTTTGATGCAGTCTGGGATCCGGCCAGCCGGGAACTATGCACGGCGGTCTCCCACCTGACCGGCGAAACCATCAACCGCTTCAACCATATTCATCAAAACCCGCTGGATCTGCATAAGAAGCAGGACATGACCCGCTACCTCTGCAACAAGGTAGGTTCCTGCATCCAACGCTGCATGGGGATTGATGCCGCTAATGCGATCAACGCCGTAGCATTTGAAGCCCAAAAATCTCCGCGGGCCAAGACCAGGTACTATGACAACTGGCTTAAATGGCTGGAGCGTTTTCAGAGAGAAGATCTGGTGGTCAGCTGCGCCCAGACCGATGTTAAAGGGGAGCGCTTGAAGCGGCCGGCAGAACAGACTGACCCCGATGTTTATGTACATGTGGTGGAAGAGCGCAGTGACGGGATCGTGGTCCGCGGTTCCAAAGTGCACATTTCCGAAGCCTCAATTTCCGATGAAATTCTTGTGGTGCCGAATCGGGCCTTGCTAAAAGGAGAAGAAGAATACGCCGTGGTCTTTGCTGTTCCTTCGGATTATGAAGGGATCAAGCAAGTGGTTCATTTCCATAATAATCGCAAACGGGAGCATTACCAGCGGGGGATCGACACCGGATACTCCGATTCCTACGTGATCTTTGACGATTGTTTCATTCCCTGGGAGCGGGTTTTCCTGTGTGGAGAGGTCGAACACGGGGGGATCGCCGCTCTGCTCTTTGCTCTGTTCCACCGCCATTCCTACTCAGGGTGCAAGCCGGCCATGCTTGATTATGTGATTGGTCTGGCCGGGTTGGCGGCAGAGATCAATGGAATCGAGAAGACTTCCCATGTGCGGGAGATGCTCTCCGAGCTGATCATGACCGGAGAACTGGGATATTCCGCCGGCTATACCGCCTCGGACATGGGCAAACCGGAGATTTATTTTCCTGGCAAGGGGTTGGTTCCTTACGGGCCGGGGGGGTGCATCCCTAATTCCATCTATTGCAATGTCGGCCGCTGTCTGACCGGTGAGGCGGTTTTTCACGAGCAGGAGATTCTGTGCAATATCGCCGGCGGCATGCCGGCAACCTTCCCCTATGAAAAGGATCTGGTCAATCCAGAGACGAGAGCGCTCCTGGAGAAGTACCTCAGCCGGAATCCGAAAATCCCGGTGGAGGAGCAAATTAAGTTTTGGCTCACCTTCGCCGATTTTACCCTCTCCGGATTGGCAGCTTCCACCAACTATGGAGCCTACCATGGCGGCGGCTCACCAATTATGGAGCAGATTGCCATCACGTCCCAGTACGATATCGAAGGGAAAAAGGATATTGTCAGGGCGATTGCCGGAATGGCGCCCCGGTCTTCAAAATAA
- a CDS encoding enoyl-CoA hydratase/isomerase family protein, with protein sequence MAYETILVDIADGIATVTLNRPEVLNALNGQVFNELGDVALELGADPSVQAVIITGGDKVFAAGADIKQMANLSAVDAAIGGRPSHRAFSLIETIPKPVIASIAGFALGGGCELTLVCDVRIAADSAQFGLPEIKLGILPGAGGTQRLPRLIGAGKAKELIFSGDFINADEALRVGLVNKVVPADQLREETLKMAKRFAARGAVALRLAKSAIDEGLRMDLEAGIQYEHKCFSLLFATVDQKEGMRAFIEKRPPDFKGQ encoded by the coding sequence ATGGCCTACGAAACAATTTTGGTGGATATTGCCGACGGTATTGCCACCGTCACGTTGAACCGGCCTGAAGTACTGAATGCTTTGAACGGCCAGGTCTTTAACGAACTGGGGGATGTGGCTCTGGAATTGGGAGCTGACCCTTCTGTACAGGCCGTGATCATTACCGGAGGGGATAAGGTGTTTGCGGCTGGGGCGGATATCAAACAGATGGCCAACCTTTCGGCTGTGGATGCAGCTATTGGCGGAAGGCCGTCCCACCGGGCATTTAGCCTGATTGAAACTATACCTAAACCAGTGATTGCTTCTATTGCCGGTTTTGCCTTGGGAGGCGGCTGTGAACTGACCCTGGTCTGCGATGTGCGGATTGCTGCAGACAGCGCCCAATTCGGTCTGCCCGAGATCAAACTGGGTATCCTGCCCGGGGCCGGCGGCACCCAACGGCTGCCTCGTCTGATTGGAGCCGGCAAGGCGAAAGAGCTGATTTTCAGCGGCGATTTTATTAATGCCGATGAGGCTTTGCGGGTGGGCCTGGTCAACAAAGTGGTTCCTGCCGACCAACTGCGCGAAGAAACATTGAAAATGGCCAAACGCTTTGCCGCCCGGGGAGCCGTAGCCTTGCGCCTGGCTAAATCCGCGATTGACGAAGGACTGCGAATGGATCTGGAAGCCGGGATACAGTACGAGCATAAATGCTTTTCCCTGTTGTTTGCCACCGTGGATCAAAAGGAAGGAATGCGCGCTTTTATCGAGAAACGCCCGCCTGACTTCAAAGGGCAGTAG
- a CDS encoding 3-hydroxyacyl-CoA dehydrogenase family protein, giving the protein MTIDDIKTICVIGAGTMGHQISLCAALSGYKVKCTDISQEMLDKAGQFARTYLPERVAKGKMTQEQAELGLANLSFTTSLEEAAQDADFIIEAAVEKIDVKRQLFADLDRIAPSHAILATNSSFIVSSKVADATRRPDKVCNMHFFNPPLVMKLVEVVQGNHTSPETAQITMDLCEKMGKTGVWLKKEIYGFLVNRILAAINHEALFLADIGIASPEEIDTAVTNALGHPMGPFRLMDMTGIDLSYYIGMELYKETRDPKDKPSPLVVEKYAKREWGRKTKKGFYSYE; this is encoded by the coding sequence ATGACGATTGACGACATTAAGACTATTTGTGTGATCGGGGCCGGCACCATGGGCCACCAAATCTCCCTCTGCGCCGCATTGAGCGGGTATAAAGTGAAATGCACCGATATCAGCCAGGAAATGCTGGATAAAGCGGGCCAATTCGCACGCACCTATTTGCCGGAGCGGGTAGCCAAGGGGAAGATGACCCAGGAACAGGCGGAACTGGGGCTGGCTAATCTGAGCTTCACCACCAGTCTGGAGGAAGCGGCTCAGGACGCGGATTTTATAATCGAAGCTGCCGTAGAGAAAATCGATGTCAAACGCCAACTGTTTGCCGATTTGGATCGGATCGCTCCTTCCCATGCCATATTGGCTACCAACAGTTCCTTTATCGTCAGTTCTAAAGTGGCCGATGCGACCCGGCGCCCGGATAAAGTCTGCAATATGCATTTTTTTAACCCGCCCTTGGTGATGAAACTGGTCGAAGTGGTTCAGGGTAACCATACCTCCCCGGAGACGGCGCAAATCACCATGGATCTGTGCGAGAAGATGGGGAAAACCGGAGTATGGTTGAAGAAAGAAATCTATGGTTTCCTGGTCAACCGGATTCTGGCCGCTATCAATCATGAGGCCCTCTTCCTGGCAGATATCGGGATTGCCAGTCCGGAAGAAATTGACACCGCCGTTACCAATGCTCTCGGGCATCCCATGGGACCGTTCCGGCTAATGGATATGACCGGGATTGACCTCTCCTATTACATCGGAATGGAGCTCTACAAAGAAACACGGGATCCCAAGGATAAGCCCTCGCCCCTGGTGGTGGAAAAATACGCTAAAAGAGAGTGGGGCCGTAAAACGAAAAAAGGGTTCTATTCATACGAATAA
- a CDS encoding acyl-CoA dehydrogenase, which translates to MGSKYIYDNRDHKFIIKEWLDGEKILGLKRFRDAFSLDDVDGILDQSLKVCREVVAPTNDDGDQMGAVLRDGQVSVPPSFHKAFRYVEENGWGSSNKDVDAEGTLPSMLYGAVHEFMIGANPAFTPYVGLAGGIASVIKAFGSPEQIKLYTPKMFAGEWGGTMCLTEPGGGSDVGDMLSKAYPTDDPLIYKVKGTKCFITGGDHDLTENIIHLVLARVDGAAPGTRGLSLFIVPKYWVNPDGSLGERNDVSTVSIEHKMGLKGSSTAVLGFGEEEQCRGVLLGSPPDERGVGQGMAQMFKMINGARVDTGHSALAVATVAYNNSVQYAKERIQGRPIADPKAGRKPIIQHEDVRRMLLTQKSTLEGMRAMIFKAYYYFDMIAFGEDSAEVNDAKGKLEVITPLIKAYCSDQAWLMITEAIQVYGGYGYTEEYPVARQARDSKIYSIWEGTNFIQSLDLVGRKWRLDNGKVFRDWLTELGTFIQKNRENQHFASEFAILGKALHAYQGLLGTVMAYFTQDIRKIALFSTRILRLTAELYAGCLLMQQALIAQAKLDEGNADPYYAGKVAGSRFYIHNSVPDVITAVKVIDDGDTSALEIPEEAF; encoded by the coding sequence CTGGGCAGCAAATACATCTATGACAACCGGGATCACAAGTTCATTATCAAAGAGTGGCTGGATGGGGAAAAGATCCTGGGACTGAAGCGTTTCCGTGATGCATTCAGCCTGGATGATGTGGACGGCATCCTTGATCAATCTCTCAAAGTATGCCGGGAGGTGGTGGCTCCCACCAATGATGACGGGGATCAGATGGGTGCCGTACTCCGTGACGGCCAGGTGAGTGTACCCCCTTCATTTCATAAGGCCTTCCGCTATGTCGAGGAAAACGGCTGGGGCTCCAGCAATAAAGACGTGGATGCTGAGGGCACTCTGCCATCCATGCTCTACGGCGCGGTCCATGAGTTTATGATTGGAGCTAATCCGGCCTTTACCCCCTACGTCGGTCTGGCCGGCGGGATCGCCTCCGTGATCAAAGCCTTTGGTTCCCCGGAACAGATTAAGTTATATACCCCAAAAATGTTTGCCGGGGAGTGGGGAGGTACTATGTGCCTGACGGAACCGGGCGGTGGATCCGATGTCGGTGACATGCTCTCCAAGGCTTACCCCACCGACGATCCCCTGATCTATAAAGTCAAAGGCACAAAATGCTTTATCACCGGAGGGGATCATGACCTAACGGAGAATATCATCCACTTGGTTCTGGCCAGGGTGGACGGCGCAGCCCCCGGCACCAGAGGTTTATCTCTTTTCATCGTGCCCAAGTACTGGGTCAACCCGGACGGTTCCCTCGGGGAGCGCAATGACGTCTCTACCGTCAGCATCGAACACAAGATGGGCCTCAAAGGCTCTTCCACGGCCGTACTCGGTTTCGGGGAGGAGGAGCAATGCCGGGGCGTTTTGCTGGGCAGCCCGCCGGATGAAAGAGGAGTCGGCCAGGGAATGGCTCAGATGTTTAAGATGATCAACGGGGCGCGGGTGGACACGGGGCACAGTGCTTTGGCCGTGGCCACTGTCGCCTATAACAATTCAGTGCAATATGCCAAAGAACGGATTCAAGGCCGCCCCATCGCTGACCCCAAGGCCGGTCGGAAACCGATCATTCAGCATGAAGATGTGCGCCGCATGCTCCTTACCCAGAAGTCAACCCTGGAGGGAATGCGGGCCATGATTTTTAAAGCCTATTATTATTTTGACATGATTGCCTTTGGAGAGGATTCGGCTGAGGTGAATGATGCCAAGGGAAAACTGGAGGTAATCACCCCCCTGATCAAGGCTTACTGCTCTGACCAGGCCTGGCTGATGATTACCGAAGCGATCCAGGTTTACGGCGGGTACGGTTATACCGAGGAATACCCGGTGGCCCGTCAAGCCCGGGACAGCAAGATCTATTCCATTTGGGAGGGAACCAACTTCATCCAGTCCCTGGATTTAGTCGGCCGCAAATGGCGCTTGGACAATGGCAAGGTCTTCCGGGACTGGCTGACCGAGTTGGGAACCTTCATTCAGAAAAACCGGGAGAATCAACACTTTGCGTCTGAATTTGCGATCCTGGGCAAAGCCCTCCATGCTTATCAGGGGCTTTTGGGCACAGTCATGGCCTATTTTACCCAGGACATCCGCAAGATAGCTCTTTTTTCCACCCGCATCCTGCGCCTTACCGCAGAATTATATGCCGGATGTCTCCTGATGCAGCAAGCCCTGATCGCTCAGGCCAAACTGGACGAAGGGAATGCTGATCCCTACTATGCCGGAAAGGTAGCCGGTTCCCGCTTCTATATCCATAATAGTGTTCCTGATGTGATCACTGCGGTCAAGGTGATTGACGACGGGGACACATCCGCCCTGGAAATTCCTGAAGAGGCATTCTAA